The following are encoded together in the Desulfovibrio aminophilus genome:
- the fliW gene encoding flagellar assembly protein FliW → MAKKMTRTIKTRLGPRDIAEDSILYFPRGLIGIEDKREFVLLQVGETSPFLLLQCLSDPELGLLVADPYPFLSDYKVKLDNAEKRLLRIENIRQIAVIVTVTIPQGRPEETTLNLSGPIIINTEARIGLQVPQVDSKYPTHFKPVSGTGGQNNTPAEG, encoded by the coding sequence ATGGCAAAAAAAATGACCCGGACCATCAAGACGCGCCTCGGCCCCCGCGACATCGCCGAGGACAGCATCCTGTATTTTCCTCGCGGTCTCATCGGCATCGAGGACAAGAGGGAATTCGTCCTGCTCCAGGTGGGCGAGACGTCGCCCTTCCTCCTGCTCCAATGCCTGAGCGATCCGGAATTGGGCCTGCTCGTGGCCGACCCGTATCCGTTCCTCAGCGACTACAAGGTGAAGCTGGACAACGCGGAGAAGAGGCTGTTGCGGATCGAGAACATCCGCCAGATCGCGGTGATCGTGACCGTGACCATCCCGCAGGGACGGCCCGAGGAGACGACGCTCAACCTGTCCGGCCCCATCATCATCAACACCGAGGCCCGCATCGGGTTGCAGGTGCCGCAGGTCGATTCCAAGTATCCCACCCATTTCAAGCCGGTGAGCGGGACCGGCGGCCAGAACAATACCCCGGCGGAAGGCTAG
- a CDS encoding ARMT1-like domain-containing protein: protein MTNLSDSGSILDIKYGQDPALDGLLLHFMTENNLEYTIDPLKNASPEQIQFMVALREGTFYAPCSDWMFRKLLRSELSPQLRDEYILRWRLLVGLLNDFCPDRYLRRRIVTLCKHKFRMVLSTPIYIPSRLNKRMVTIFMSQSGLDDPYRERRKALNAKAAELAESPVFDRVLNICPEETLACRRISDLRRELDFLELQRLLVFATVPQSFERGSVADVEGRMAAEIAASQEAFEPLRRLLDEDPERKLRILYLPDRSGGLVFDLQVVKALIRHGHRVILALKEGFYYDTPTFWDVESDPVLAHLFNGAHFVFEDRMSKNELLRVMRENQFVVISDGSRERFNPYRLSVTFARAWKEADLILAKGERHYRRLVLTSHEFTRDVLSFFRDDRGHFHLYHKPRPSWVSKFGEDYITAKAETIISQMRGARAEGNAIMFYSGIVGSIPGQTKAAIQVMTTFVRYLRDRLEGVYIINPAEHFEEGMDADDLMFMWEKVQRSGLLNVWRFQSTHDIEKSFELMGQRVPPVWAGKDATYSTGCTKEMHIALDVQRQHPELQIIGPDPEKFFRRREYGVGKFCDVAIDECARG, encoded by the coding sequence GTGACCAACCTGTCCGACAGCGGTTCGATCCTGGACATCAAGTACGGGCAGGATCCGGCCCTGGACGGGCTGCTCCTGCACTTCATGACCGAGAACAATCTCGAATACACCATCGACCCCCTGAAGAACGCCTCGCCGGAACAGATCCAGTTCATGGTCGCCCTGCGCGAGGGCACGTTCTACGCCCCCTGCTCGGACTGGATGTTCCGCAAGCTGCTGCGCTCCGAGCTCTCGCCCCAGCTCCGGGACGAGTATATCCTGCGTTGGCGGCTGCTCGTCGGCCTGCTGAACGATTTTTGTCCCGACCGCTACCTGCGCCGCCGCATCGTGACCCTCTGCAAGCACAAGTTCCGCATGGTGCTCAGTACGCCGATCTACATCCCCTCGCGGCTGAACAAGCGCATGGTGACCATCTTCATGAGCCAGAGCGGGCTGGACGACCCCTACCGCGAGCGCCGCAAGGCGCTCAACGCCAAGGCCGCCGAGCTGGCCGAGAGCCCGGTCTTCGACCGCGTCCTGAACATCTGCCCGGAGGAGACCCTGGCCTGCCGCCGCATCTCGGACCTCCGCCGCGAGCTGGATTTTCTGGAGCTGCAGCGCCTGCTCGTCTTCGCCACCGTGCCGCAGTCCTTCGAGCGAGGCTCCGTGGCCGACGTGGAGGGCCGCATGGCCGCCGAGATCGCCGCCTCCCAGGAGGCCTTCGAGCCCCTGCGCCGGCTGCTGGACGAGGACCCCGAGCGCAAGCTCAGGATCCTCTACCTGCCGGACCGCAGCGGCGGGCTGGTCTTCGACCTCCAGGTGGTCAAGGCCCTCATCCGCCACGGGCACCGCGTGATCCTGGCCCTCAAGGAGGGCTTCTACTACGACACCCCGACCTTCTGGGACGTGGAGTCCGACCCGGTGCTGGCCCACCTGTTCAACGGCGCGCATTTCGTCTTCGAGGACCGCATGAGCAAGAACGAACTGCTGCGCGTCATGCGCGAGAACCAGTTCGTGGTCATCTCCGACGGCTCCCGGGAGCGCTTCAACCCCTATCGCCTGAGCGTGACCTTCGCCCGGGCCTGGAAGGAGGCGGACCTCATCCTGGCCAAGGGTGAGCGGCACTACCGCCGCCTCGTGCTCACCAGCCATGAGTTCACCCGCGACGTCCTGAGCTTCTTCCGCGACGACCGGGGCCACTTTCACTTGTATCACAAACCCCGTCCCTCCTGGGTCTCCAAGTTCGGCGAGGACTACATCACGGCCAAGGCCGAGACGATCATCTCGCAGATGCGCGGGGCCAGGGCCGAGGGCAACGCGATCATGTTCTACTCCGGCATCGTGGGCAGCATCCCCGGCCAGACCAAGGCGGCCATCCAGGTCATGACCACCTTCGTGCGCTATCTGCGCGACCGCCTGGAAGGGGTGTACATCATCAACCCCGCCGAACACTTCGAGGAGGGCATGGACGCCGACGACCTCATGTTCATGTGGGAGAAGGTCCAGCGCAGCGGGCTGCTGAACGTCTGGCGCTTCCAGTCCACCCACGACATCGAGAAGAGCTTCGAGCTCATGGGCCAGCGGGTTCCGCCGGTCTGGGCCGGAAAGGACGCCACCTATTCCACCGGCTGCACCAAGGAGATGCACATCGCCCTGGACGTGCAG
- the flgL gene encoding flagellar hook-associated protein FlgL: MRVTQNMLFSSYIYNMNSSLTKLMELNIQSSSMKRVNKPSDDPSGMVRILDHRTTLDAVNQYQSNIDTAKGWLNASDENLIQVSAILTKAKTLAEQAATGTITQDNREQISYQVRSLFEQLIGLANLQYDGKSVYAGQKTDSPAFREVLWLTTNDSQFSQDCGFSIDGDSERTVLVQFYDTTGAHAAGESMALSDANLGVRYSTDGGRTFLTDGSVTIAGGQAVVQLPQSGARLTLTNPAAQVKVTPQGQEGNSEGTWLWLRPTAQYVGDDSQDTGRVDVKALGPGTENLSSWAAGSFGPNVAVRVDGYLSNGALVRAPATMGSQTVVYSYSTDGGVNWVTGNVQPPNGVASNVSLSIAGGLLTIASNGGNVLQPGSQFFVHARSSAIEIDISSTERVRVNEVGMDIFGGIYQDPDRLADANGNRIHLASSNASVAFAQAGAGAFAVMNSNAAATKNMFEAMGNLIAFLETNNQQGVQQALASLTESQKHILNSAASVGGRENRLTVAASILDGLEFNENQRISSIEDADVSELLTQLSQQEIIYQAVLRSSSMIMQNNLLKYL, encoded by the coding sequence ATGCGCGTCACCCAGAACATGCTCTTCAGCAGCTACATCTACAACATGAATTCGTCGTTGACGAAGCTCATGGAGCTGAACATCCAGTCCAGCAGCATGAAGCGCGTCAACAAGCCCTCGGACGACCCCTCGGGCATGGTGCGGATCCTGGACCACCGGACCACCCTGGACGCGGTGAACCAGTATCAGTCCAACATCGACACGGCCAAGGGCTGGCTGAACGCCTCGGACGAGAACCTCATCCAGGTCTCGGCCATCCTGACCAAGGCCAAGACCCTGGCCGAGCAGGCGGCCACCGGCACCATCACCCAGGACAACCGGGAGCAGATCAGCTACCAGGTGCGCAGCCTCTTCGAGCAGCTCATCGGCCTGGCCAACCTCCAGTACGACGGCAAGTCCGTGTACGCCGGCCAGAAGACCGACTCTCCGGCCTTCCGCGAGGTGCTCTGGCTGACCACCAACGACAGCCAGTTCTCCCAGGACTGCGGCTTCTCCATCGACGGCGATTCCGAGCGCACCGTGCTCGTGCAGTTCTACGACACCACCGGAGCCCACGCGGCGGGCGAGAGCATGGCCCTCTCCGACGCCAACCTGGGCGTGCGCTACAGCACCGACGGCGGCCGGACCTTCCTCACCGACGGTTCGGTGACCATCGCCGGCGGCCAGGCCGTGGTCCAGCTGCCGCAGAGCGGCGCGCGCCTGACCCTGACCAATCCGGCGGCCCAGGTGAAGGTCACGCCCCAGGGGCAGGAGGGCAACTCCGAGGGCACCTGGCTCTGGCTGCGGCCCACGGCCCAGTATGTGGGCGACGACTCCCAGGACACCGGGCGCGTGGACGTGAAGGCCCTGGGCCCGGGCACGGAGAACCTCAGCTCCTGGGCGGCGGGCTCCTTCGGGCCCAACGTCGCGGTGCGCGTGGACGGCTACCTCTCCAACGGCGCCCTGGTGCGCGCCCCGGCCACCATGGGCAGCCAGACCGTGGTCTATTCCTACAGCACCGACGGCGGTGTGAACTGGGTCACGGGCAACGTCCAGCCGCCCAACGGCGTGGCCTCCAACGTCAGCCTGTCCATCGCCGGGGGCCTCCTGACCATCGCCTCCAACGGCGGCAACGTGCTCCAGCCCGGTTCACAGTTCTTCGTGCACGCCCGCTCCTCGGCCATCGAGATCGACATCTCCAGCACCGAGCGGGTGCGGGTGAACGAAGTGGGCATGGATATCTTCGGCGGCATCTACCAGGATCCGGACCGGCTGGCGGACGCCAACGGCAACCGCATCCACCTGGCCAGCAGCAACGCCTCGGTGGCCTTCGCCCAGGCGGGAGCGGGCGCCTTCGCGGTCATGAACAGCAACGCCGCGGCCACCAAGAACATGTTCGAGGCCATGGGCAACCTGATCGCCTTCCTGGAGACCAACAACCAGCAGGGCGTGCAGCAGGCCCTGGCCAGCCTCACGGAATCCCAGAAGCACATCCTCAACTCGGCGGCCAGCGTGGGCGGCCGGGAGAATCGGCTGACCGTGGCCGCGTCCATCCTGGACGGCCTGGAATTCAACGAGAACCAGCGGATTTCGAGCATCGAGGACGCGGACGTGAGCGAGCTGCTCACCCAGCTGTCCCAGCAGGAGATCATCTACCAGGCCGTGCTCCGGTCCTCGAGCATGATCATGCAGAACAATCTCCTGAAGTACCTGTAG
- a CDS encoding flagellar basal body P-ring protein FlgI, translating into MNASHERMSILRPGRTAAVLILTALLCAALVAPALAVRLKDIATFSGVRTNELVGYGLVVGLSGTGDGTSSTFTTRSMVNMLDKMGVQVDASKIKPKNVAAVMVTTKMSAAAKPGSNLDVAVSSLGDAKSLLGGVLLLTPLKGVDGQIYALAQGPLTIGGFSASGEAATAQKNIATVGRIPNGAVVERAVPFKFNSQESMTLSLNEGDFSTVMQVVNRINSSLGGGYAKAQDASTIELSVPDRFRGNMVPLMASLENLDVSPDARARVVVDEKTGTVVVGNDVRLSRVAVAHGNLQIVISESQQVSQPGPFSQGQTVATPQTDIAVHEQNNRLMLVEGATLQELVDGLNAIGATPRDLISIIRTLKSAGALHADLEVI; encoded by the coding sequence ATGAACGCCTCGCATGAACGCATGAGCATCCTCCGGCCCGGCCGGACGGCGGCCGTGCTGATCCTGACCGCGCTGCTCTGCGCGGCCCTGGTGGCCCCGGCCCTGGCCGTGCGGCTCAAGGACATCGCCACCTTCAGCGGCGTGCGCACCAACGAATTGGTGGGCTACGGCCTGGTGGTGGGCCTCTCCGGAACCGGCGACGGCACGAGTTCCACCTTCACCACCCGGTCCATGGTCAACATGCTGGACAAGATGGGCGTGCAGGTTGACGCGAGCAAGATCAAGCCCAAGAACGTGGCCGCGGTCATGGTCACGACCAAGATGTCGGCGGCGGCCAAGCCCGGCTCCAACCTGGATGTGGCCGTGTCCTCCCTGGGCGACGCCAAGAGCCTGCTCGGCGGCGTGCTCCTGCTGACCCCGCTCAAGGGCGTGGACGGGCAGATTTACGCCCTGGCCCAGGGTCCGTTGACCATCGGCGGCTTCTCGGCCTCGGGCGAGGCCGCCACGGCCCAGAAGAACATCGCCACCGTGGGCCGCATTCCCAACGGCGCGGTTGTGGAGCGGGCCGTGCCCTTCAAATTCAACAGCCAGGAGAGCATGACCCTCAGTCTGAATGAAGGCGACTTCAGCACCGTGATGCAGGTGGTCAACCGCATCAACTCCAGCCTGGGCGGCGGCTACGCCAAGGCCCAGGACGCCTCGACCATCGAACTTTCCGTGCCCGATCGCTTCCGGGGCAACATGGTTCCGCTCATGGCTTCCCTGGAGAACCTGGATGTGAGCCCGGACGCCCGCGCCCGCGTCGTGGTGGACGAGAAGACCGGCACCGTGGTGGTCGGCAACGACGTGCGCCTGTCGCGCGTGGCCGTGGCCCACGGCAACCTTCAGATCGTCATCAGCGAAAGCCAGCAGGTCAGCCAGCCCGGCCCCTTCTCCCAGGGCCAGACCGTGGCCACGCCGCAGACCGACATCGCGGTGCATGAGCAGAACAACCGGCTCATGCTGGTGGAGGGCGCCACGCTCCAAGAGCTGGTGGACGGCCTGAACGCCATCGGCGCGACCCCGCGCGACCTCATCTCCATCATCCGTACGCTCAAGTCGGCGGGCGCCCTGCACGCCGACCTGGAGGTGATCTAG
- a CDS encoding rod-binding protein encodes MTTPTADAALAGQKLKDQDLVQFKLSMDALKKRLSDPEAKEKQLRKACRNFEAVFMGKLWEQMRATVPKEGYLHSPQEDAYLSMFDQAFSEKMADSGGIGLADLLYGNLKQRLADMGREALPGRMAAPQAPEAPEVGEPLEQALAGTLPQTPTAAPSGLPEAAIAAAASGHHHREMKTLAASGRDPRGEKSRQATPIALDRSGRHADLKPLHRPGEPMALGRSARPGGQTWIQPPTEAPSTPAAATPAAPAHPAPQVAETPAQAAAQLEALIRHIESGEAAPASAAEPAAQSRQEPMAVPQSGGVRGYQGQQSSLQRPGRKLAKIG; translated from the coding sequence ATGACCACGCCCACGGCCGACGCCGCCCTGGCGGGACAGAAGCTCAAGGACCAGGACCTGGTCCAGTTCAAGCTCTCCATGGACGCGCTGAAGAAGCGCCTGTCCGACCCGGAGGCCAAGGAAAAGCAGCTGCGCAAGGCCTGCCGCAACTTCGAGGCCGTGTTCATGGGCAAGCTTTGGGAGCAGATGCGCGCCACCGTGCCAAAGGAGGGCTACCTGCACAGCCCGCAGGAGGACGCCTATCTGTCCATGTTCGATCAGGCGTTTTCCGAGAAGATGGCCGACTCCGGCGGCATCGGTCTGGCCGACCTGCTCTACGGCAACCTCAAGCAGCGCTTGGCCGACATGGGCCGCGAGGCCCTTCCCGGCCGCATGGCCGCGCCCCAGGCTCCCGAGGCCCCGGAGGTCGGAGAGCCCCTGGAGCAGGCCTTGGCCGGCACGCTTCCCCAAACGCCCACGGCCGCGCCGTCCGGTCTCCCGGAAGCCGCCATCGCGGCGGCCGCTTCCGGCCATCACCACCGCGAGATGAAGACCCTGGCCGCGTCGGGCAGGGACCCCCGCGGGGAGAAGTCCAGGCAGGCGACGCCGATCGCCCTGGACCGCTCCGGCCGCCACGCCGACCTGAAGCCCCTGCACCGCCCCGGCGAGCCCATGGCCCTGGGCCGGTCCGCCCGCCCGGGCGGCCAGACCTGGATTCAGCCCCCGACGGAAGCCCCGTCGACCCCGGCGGCGGCCACTCCGGCGGCCCCGGCGCACCCCGCGCCGCAGGTGGCCGAGACCCCGGCCCAGGCCGCCGCGCAGTTGGAAGCCCTGATCCGGCACATCGAGTCCGGCGAAGCCGCTCCGGCTTCGGCCGCCGAACCCGCCGCGCAGTCGCGGCAGGAGCCCATGGCGGTCCCCCAGTCCGGCGGAGTGCGGGGCTACCAGGGGCAGCAGTCCAGTCTGCAACGCCCTGGCCGCAAACTTGCAAAGATCGGTTGA
- the flgN gene encoding flagellar export chaperone FlgN, with amino-acid sequence MESRIQENLSRQHRALGLLSELLDEEFSYLKGGKPQDVSRIEISIQELLRQLAVERVSLRGLVQAVAPGAKRVREILDAVPSEEAEALRDLLLRLDGMEQACARQAAKNQHLVLALYDQSRKLLGFLQEKIQPKGSAYSASGRMARASNAPTLVSGRL; translated from the coding sequence ATGGAGAGCAGAATCCAGGAAAATTTGTCCCGGCAGCATCGGGCCCTCGGCCTGCTGTCCGAACTGCTGGATGAAGAATTTTCCTACCTCAAGGGCGGCAAGCCCCAGGACGTCTCCCGCATCGAAATTTCCATTCAGGAGCTCCTGCGCCAGTTGGCCGTCGAGCGGGTGAGCCTGCGCGGCCTGGTCCAGGCAGTGGCGCCCGGGGCCAAGCGCGTGCGCGAAATCCTGGACGCCGTGCCCTCCGAGGAGGCCGAGGCCCTGCGCGATCTGCTCCTGCGGCTGGACGGCATGGAGCAGGCCTGCGCCCGGCAGGCGGCCAAGAACCAGCATCTCGTCCTGGCGCTCTACGACCAGAGCCGCAAGCTCCTGGGCTTCCTCCAAGAGAAGATCCAGCCCAAGGGCTCGGCCTATTCGGCCAGCGGCCGCATGGCCCGAGCCTCCAACGCCCCCACCCTGGTCTCCGGGAGGCTCTAG
- the csrA gene encoding carbon storage regulator CsrA: MLILTRRPGESLYLGDNIKLKVLSVQGKQIKLGLDVPEDMPVYREEVYLKIKEQNRLALETSEQDLLAAASLWQKK; encoded by the coding sequence ATGCTCATCCTGACCCGGCGACCGGGCGAAAGCCTTTATCTGGGCGACAACATCAAGCTCAAGGTGTTGTCGGTCCAGGGCAAGCAGATCAAGCTCGGGCTGGATGTGCCCGAGGACATGCCCGTCTACCGGGAAGAGGTCTACCTGAAGATCAAGGAACAGAACCGGCTGGCCTTGGAGACGAGTGAGCAGGACCTGCTGGCGGCGGCGAGCTTATGGCAAAAAAAATGA
- the flgK gene encoding flagellar hook-associated protein FlgK: MFGPNSILDMARGALQAHQACIQVTGENLANVDTPGYARRAVTLTEAGAINYTPGQVGLGVKATEVVRYFDEMVERLYYDQAALTARWDTTYASLQSVETMFNESDGKGISNAMSAFFNAWTKVSQNPKDFGTRQDLMNATTTFSSLLHQTDSDLAKLQEQADRMIAQDVNSANQLIKDIAEINRQLNLYDQPGSNNANSLYDQRTQKLRALDGILGINVINNGKGNITVTTKGGQPLVDGVQHYSLEFAAPKTDRSLTPTSTFDGEVCFEGNDSYEYTLECVNGGLVSNGAGAATFRVSLDGGRTWLEDENGQEQHFSARPQDGKITIGGLTVWFGTADNPTTAANETDPLTPPTQAMAQGDRFTIIPKKNVYWVKNTSTKENITPLQYGNGAEDTSRVTSGTLAGLFNFRDGYVGGYQDKLDALSKSLIWEVNRLHSQGCGLEKFGNLEGAYSVAHDDRPLSEASTGLVFGDKLQSGGTMFYVYNADTGLLVSGANLDWSAAPGIQNFDPNVNTLEDAAAAVNRSFGGFVNATIVNHKLRIEARSGYQFAFGTDTSGLTAALGLNAYFQGSTAQDIAVSNKVGSNLNYMCAGRINGAGEANEGDNTIALALAKLAEQDVGFSTLRAGNTSQTFSEYYNSLVGEVGADTAAAKYNYDFNNALATDLDQRQQQTMGVNIDEEMTNLIKFQHAYTAAAKLVTTADEMMQTLLSLKS; the protein is encoded by the coding sequence ATGTTCGGCCCCAACTCCATCCTCGACATGGCCCGCGGCGCCCTCCAGGCGCACCAGGCCTGCATCCAGGTCACCGGCGAGAACCTCGCCAACGTCGATACCCCCGGGTACGCCCGCCGGGCCGTGACCCTGACCGAGGCGGGGGCCATCAACTACACTCCGGGCCAGGTGGGCCTCGGCGTCAAGGCCACGGAGGTCGTCCGTTACTTCGACGAGATGGTCGAGCGCCTGTATTACGACCAGGCCGCCCTGACCGCCCGTTGGGACACGACCTACGCCTCGCTGCAGAGCGTGGAGACGATGTTCAACGAGTCCGACGGCAAGGGCATCAGCAACGCCATGTCCGCGTTCTTCAACGCCTGGACCAAGGTGAGCCAGAATCCCAAGGATTTCGGCACGCGCCAGGATCTGATGAACGCCACCACGACCTTTTCCTCGCTCCTGCACCAGACCGACTCCGATCTCGCCAAGCTCCAGGAGCAGGCCGACCGGATGATCGCCCAGGACGTGAACTCGGCCAACCAGCTCATCAAGGACATCGCGGAGATCAACCGCCAGCTCAATCTCTACGACCAGCCCGGGTCCAACAACGCCAACAGCCTGTATGACCAGCGGACCCAGAAGTTGCGGGCCCTGGACGGCATCCTGGGCATCAACGTCATCAACAACGGCAAGGGCAACATCACCGTGACCACCAAGGGCGGCCAGCCCCTGGTGGACGGCGTGCAGCACTACTCCCTGGAGTTCGCCGCGCCCAAGACCGACCGGTCCCTGACGCCGACCTCCACCTTCGACGGCGAGGTCTGCTTCGAGGGCAACGACAGCTACGAGTACACCCTGGAGTGCGTGAACGGCGGCCTTGTGAGCAACGGCGCCGGAGCGGCCACCTTCCGGGTTTCGCTGGACGGCGGCCGGACCTGGCTCGAGGACGAGAACGGCCAGGAACAGCATTTCTCGGCCCGGCCCCAGGACGGCAAGATCACCATCGGCGGCCTGACCGTGTGGTTCGGCACGGCCGACAACCCCACCACCGCGGCCAACGAGACCGACCCCCTGACCCCGCCGACCCAGGCCATGGCCCAGGGGGACCGCTTCACCATCATTCCGAAGAAGAACGTCTACTGGGTGAAGAACACCTCCACCAAGGAGAACATCACCCCGCTGCAGTACGGCAACGGCGCCGAGGACACCTCCCGCGTGACCAGCGGCACCCTGGCCGGACTGTTCAACTTCCGCGACGGCTACGTGGGCGGCTATCAGGACAAGCTGGACGCCCTGTCCAAGTCCCTGATCTGGGAAGTGAACCGCCTGCATAGCCAGGGCTGCGGCCTGGAGAAGTTCGGCAACCTTGAGGGCGCCTACTCCGTGGCCCACGACGACCGCCCCCTGAGCGAGGCCTCCACCGGCCTGGTCTTCGGCGACAAGCTCCAGTCCGGCGGCACCATGTTCTACGTCTACAACGCCGACACCGGGCTGCTCGTCTCCGGCGCGAACCTGGACTGGAGCGCGGCCCCCGGAATCCAGAACTTCGATCCCAACGTGAACACGCTGGAGGACGCGGCCGCGGCCGTGAACCGCTCCTTCGGCGGCTTCGTCAACGCCACCATCGTGAACCACAAGCTGCGCATCGAGGCCAGGAGCGGCTATCAGTTCGCCTTCGGCACGGACACTTCGGGCCTGACGGCGGCATTGGGCCTGAACGCCTACTTCCAGGGGTCCACGGCCCAGGACATCGCCGTCTCGAACAAGGTGGGCTCGAATCTGAACTACATGTGCGCGGGCCGAATCAACGGCGCGGGCGAGGCCAACGAGGGCGACAACACCATCGCCCTGGCCCTCGCCAAGTTGGCCGAGCAGGACGTGGGCTTCTCGACCCTGCGCGCGGGCAACACCTCGCAGACCTTCTCCGAGTACTACAACAGCCTCGTGGGCGAGGTCGGCGCGGACACCGCGGCCGCCAAGTACAACTACGACTTCAACAACGCCTTGGCCACGGACTTGGACCAGCGGCAGCAGCAGACCATGGGCGTGAACATCGACGAGGAGATGACCAACCTCATCAAGTTCCAGCACGCCTACACGGCGGCCGCCAAGCTCGTGACCACGGCCGACGAGATGATGCAGACCCTGCTTTCGCTCAAGTCCTGA
- a CDS encoding DVU0524 family FlgM-associated protein, with product MLANTADVRIMLRTYGKQLSNAKRLARFRRALRLSEAQDVVDISRQAKRRELVERIAREIMENLIVNSAENPVVEDILDRLEAETGWPVVLEYPLDGGELRILRQAEDGPESLGPEETARVMRRLWEITLAKVDETML from the coding sequence GTGCTTGCCAATACCGCTGATGTTCGAATCATGCTGCGGACTTATGGAAAGCAGCTTTCGAACGCCAAACGTCTGGCGCGATTCCGCCGAGCCCTGCGCCTCTCCGAGGCCCAGGACGTGGTGGACATCTCGCGGCAGGCCAAGCGGCGGGAGCTGGTGGAGCGCATCGCCAGGGAGATCATGGAGAACCTCATCGTGAACAGCGCCGAGAACCCCGTGGTGGAGGACATTCTGGACCGGCTGGAGGCCGAGACGGGCTGGCCGGTGGTTCTGGAATATCCGCTGGACGGCGGCGAGCTGCGCATCCTGCGCCAGGCCGAGGACGGGCCCGAATCGCTCGGCCCGGAGGAGACCGCGCGGGTCATGCGGCGACTGTGGGAGATCACCCTGGCGAAGGTGGACGAAACCATGTTATGA
- a CDS encoding NAD(+)/NADH kinase, producing the protein MSEPVDSILIVTKAGDAAARELGLEIAASLRERNARVGVSEHSPDALVRSGLAEFGEYGLVLVLGGDGTLISVARRMHGHPAPLLALNLGRVGFLAETSRERWPEVLGRLLAGDFLVRRRLCLEYAVLRGGATVEQGLAVNDIVVSRGVLARLIRLGLALDGEHVASLRADGVVVSTPTGSTAYGLSAGGPLVHPDLDVLAVTPVCPFLNSIKPMILPSGGELMIHVEEAGGDVNLSEDGQKAVPLAAGDRVVVRRSPHDLILADLGRSGYFLRLRKKGFLAGGGA; encoded by the coding sequence ATGTCGGAACCCGTGGACTCCATTCTGATCGTGACCAAGGCCGGAGACGCGGCCGCCCGGGAGCTCGGACTCGAGATCGCCGCCTCCCTCCGGGAGCGGAACGCCCGCGTGGGCGTCAGCGAGCACAGCCCGGACGCCCTGGTGCGCTCCGGTCTGGCCGAGTTCGGAGAGTACGGCCTGGTGCTCGTCCTGGGCGGCGACGGCACGCTCATCAGCGTGGCCCGGCGCATGCACGGCCACCCGGCCCCGCTGCTGGCCCTCAATCTCGGCCGGGTCGGCTTCCTGGCCGAGACCTCGCGGGAGCGCTGGCCCGAGGTGCTCGGGCGGCTCCTGGCCGGGGATTTCCTCGTGCGCCGGAGGCTCTGCCTGGAGTACGCCGTGCTGCGCGGCGGCGCGACGGTGGAGCAGGGCCTGGCCGTGAACGACATCGTGGTCAGCCGGGGCGTGCTGGCCCGGCTCATCCGCCTGGGGCTGGCCCTGGACGGCGAGCACGTGGCCTCCCTGCGCGCCGACGGCGTGGTGGTCTCCACGCCCACCGGCTCCACGGCCTACGGCCTCTCGGCGGGCGGCCCGCTGGTCCATCCCGACCTGGACGTCCTGGCCGTGACCCCGGTGTGTCCCTTCCTGAACAGCATCAAGCCCATGATCCTGCCCTCCGGCGGCGAGCTGATGATTCATGTGGAGGAAGCCGGAGGCGACGTGAACCTGAGCGAGGACGGCCAGAAGGCCGTTCCCCTGGCCGCCGGGGACCGGGTGGTGGTGCGGCGTTCGCCGCACGACCTGATCCTCGCGGACCTGGGACGGAGCGGGTATTTCCTGCGCTTGCGAAAAAAAGGTTTTCTCGCCGGAGGTGGCGCGTGA
- the flgM gene encoding flagellar biosynthesis anti-sigma factor FlgM, protein MEINKLIGELNPYGKQKVQESAKNEAAQRSATGESKSGDVVNLSGDAKVLSAAMAAAREAPDVRTEKVRELKEQVKNGTYKPDIQKAARNLVRDDLSRIL, encoded by the coding sequence ATGGAAATCAACAAGCTCATCGGTGAACTGAACCCTTACGGCAAGCAGAAGGTGCAGGAGTCGGCCAAGAACGAGGCCGCCCAGCGCTCCGCGACCGGCGAGTCCAAGAGCGGGGACGTGGTCAACCTTTCCGGCGACGCCAAGGTCCTGTCCGCGGCCATGGCCGCCGCCCGGGAGGCCCCGGACGTGCGCACGGAAAAGGTCCGCGAACTCAAGGAGCAGGTCAAGAACGGCACCTACAAGCCGGACATCCAGAAGGCCGCCCGGAATCTCGTCCGCGACGACCTGAGCCGGATTCTCTAG